Proteins encoded by one window of Methanobacterium sp. CWC-01:
- a CDS encoding KH domain-containing protein: MPTTEYLKIPKERVAVLIGTKGTTKGLIEKTTNTNLDIDSEAGSVSISPSEENEDPLSVWKARYMVKAIGRGFNPEIALKLVDDEVMLDIINLPDYVGKSKKAVARQKSRIIGKEGRTRDIITEMAEVDVSVYGKTVSLIGDMEHLQVAHEAVEMILNGSRHKTVYAFLEKKKQNRRMREFRETHKIVDL, from the coding sequence TTGCCCACTACCGAATACTTGAAGATCCCTAAAGAACGTGTGGCGGTGTTAATTGGAACCAAGGGAACCACCAAGGGATTGATTGAAAAAACAACAAACACTAACCTGGATATTGATAGTGAAGCCGGATCGGTTTCCATATCACCCAGCGAAGAGAACGAGGATCCTCTTTCTGTGTGGAAAGCCCGTTATATGGTTAAAGCCATAGGAAGAGGATTTAATCCGGAAATAGCCCTCAAACTGGTCGACGATGAGGTAATGCTGGACATTATAAACCTGCCGGACTATGTAGGAAAGTCCAAAAAGGCAGTGGCACGGCAAAAAAGTCGAATAATTGGTAAAGAAGGGCGTACTAGGGATATAATCACTGAAATGGCCGAAGTGGATGTTTCGGTTTACGGAAAAACCGTTTCCCTCATTGGGGATATGGAACACCTGCAGGTGGCCCATGAGGCGGTGGAAATGATTCTGAATGGTTCCCGGCACAAGACTGTTTACGCTTTTCTGGAGAAAAAGAAACAGAACCGAAGGATGAGGGAGTTTCGGGAAACCCACAAAATAGTGGATTTGTAA
- the top6B gene encoding DNA topoisomerase VI subunit B, translated as MEREAAELFEEFKELTASEFFRRNKQMLGFSGKIRSLTIVFHELITNSLDAAEEAGILPEIKIDLKRLEKDHYILKHKDNGPGIPENYITRVFSTMFAGSKFRNIQSRGQQGLGCSGCVLLSQMTTGKPAKVVSGWYEGEKLKGVEMVFKMDVKTNQGLILSRRDVEVDSTGVSIELHFKDVSYSLSEQGAYEYIRRTMIANPHCKITFRDPTGHKYIFDRADEGIPPLPKEVLPHPKGVTADDLIFMAKHTDKRRFRSLLTSNLSRMSTKRVNEIEEITGIDLNKRPKDMKWEEAEAIVETFARMDFMAPPTSGLIPIGKEQIEKGMREILNPEFISSITRKPKTFRGGISFVVEAGISYGGDSGRMVGEQRKAEIMRFANRVPLSFDQGSCAITEALKSVDWKRYGVRDLDNAPITVFVNIVSTNVPYLSTGKQSVAPEPEILHEVRQATMKVARKMQKYIRAKRAAKEEALRSKVFESLVPVIIHEAAVLAEQDVPEYDAVLAKVTRRAKYEGVVEDE; from the coding sequence TTGGAGAGAGAAGCAGCTGAATTATTTGAAGAGTTTAAAGAACTCACTGCATCCGAATTTTTCCGACGAAATAAACAGATGCTGGGTTTTTCAGGGAAAATTCGTTCTTTGACCATCGTATTCCATGAACTGATAACTAACAGCCTGGACGCGGCTGAAGAGGCAGGAATCCTGCCTGAGATAAAAATAGACCTTAAACGTTTGGAAAAGGATCACTACATCCTTAAACACAAGGACAATGGACCGGGTATCCCTGAAAATTACATCACCAGGGTGTTCAGCACCATGTTCGCCGGTTCCAAGTTCCGTAACATACAATCCCGAGGTCAGCAAGGTCTGGGATGTAGTGGTTGTGTTCTTTTATCTCAGATGACCACTGGAAAGCCGGCAAAAGTAGTTTCTGGATGGTACGAGGGGGAAAAACTTAAAGGAGTTGAAATGGTCTTTAAGATGGATGTTAAGACCAATCAGGGCCTGATATTATCCAGAAGGGACGTGGAAGTAGATTCTACCGGTGTGAGCATTGAATTGCATTTTAAAGATGTTTCCTACTCTTTAAGTGAGCAGGGTGCCTATGAGTACATCCGTAGGACCATGATCGCCAACCCTCACTGCAAAATTACCTTCCGAGACCCCACCGGACATAAGTACATCTTTGACCGGGCAGATGAAGGTATACCACCCCTTCCCAAGGAGGTATTACCCCATCCCAAGGGTGTTACTGCTGATGATTTGATATTCATGGCTAAACATACGGATAAACGTCGTTTTCGCAGTTTGCTCACCAGTAATCTGTCCCGTATGTCCACCAAGAGAGTGAATGAAATTGAAGAGATAACTGGAATTGATCTCAACAAGAGGCCCAAGGACATGAAGTGGGAGGAGGCAGAGGCCATTGTAGAGACCTTTGCCAGGATGGATTTCATGGCTCCACCCACTTCGGGTTTGATCCCCATAGGCAAGGAACAGATCGAAAAGGGTATGAGAGAAATCTTAAATCCAGAATTTATTTCTTCCATCACTCGAAAACCAAAAACCTTCCGGGGTGGAATTTCATTTGTGGTGGAGGCCGGGATTTCCTATGGAGGAGATTCAGGAAGAATGGTGGGAGAACAGAGAAAGGCAGAGATCATGCGTTTTGCAAACAGAGTACCCCTATCATTTGACCAGGGAAGCTGTGCAATTACTGAAGCCCTTAAAAGCGTTGACTGGAAGCGTTACGGCGTTAGAGACCTGGATAACGCCCCAATAACTGTCTTTGTGAACATAGTATCCACCAATGTACCTTATCTATCCACCGGTAAACAGAGCGTGGCCCCTGAGCCAGAAATTCTCCATGAAGTCCGGCAGGCCACCATGAAGGTAGCCCGCAAAATGCAGAAGTATATCCGGGCCAAACGGGCAGCGAAAGAGGAAGCTCTTCGTTCCAAGGTATTTGAAAGCTTGGTTCCAGTAATAATTCATGAAGCAGCTGTTCTCGCAGAACAGGATGTACCCGAATATGACGCCGTGCTAGCTAAGGTTACACGCAGAGCCAAATATGAAGGCGTGGTTGAAGATGAATAA
- a CDS encoding DNA topoisomerase IV subunit A gives MNKKDITVNKLKSLGETILEDVHKNNVPTIKVPSRGTSNIVYDEEKRYYVLGDRYGKRSLGNVKQIGKMAQMVYVANFCKDLVRRGKTATLREMYYVSEGWEVDFGDQQESNIVGEDLEVTLGTTREDLGLMPEEDGASVYGNIIIQDDDVEINALKSGKSGYTISPTIDEVEFVDHDVKRVIAVETMGMFHRMVQEEAYKKFDTLIVGLKGQAARATRRFLKRVNEELNLPVYICNDGDPWGFHIAMVIISGSAKLAHVNHQLATPNAKFLGVTASDIINYDLPTDPLKDIDVLRLKELSKDPRYKDDAWQMEIKKMLKIGKKAEQQSFSKYGLEYVVDTYLPEKLEQME, from the coding sequence ATGAATAAGAAAGATATCACTGTTAATAAACTCAAAAGCTTGGGTGAGACAATATTAGAAGACGTTCACAAAAATAACGTCCCCACAATCAAAGTTCCATCACGAGGAACATCTAACATAGTTTATGACGAGGAAAAACGTTACTACGTCTTGGGAGATCGATACGGGAAAAGATCCCTGGGTAACGTTAAGCAAATAGGTAAAATGGCCCAGATGGTTTACGTGGCCAATTTTTGCAAGGATCTGGTCCGAAGGGGAAAAACTGCCACATTAAGGGAAATGTACTACGTTTCTGAAGGATGGGAAGTGGATTTCGGAGACCAACAGGAATCCAACATCGTGGGTGAAGACCTGGAAGTGACCCTGGGAACTACCCGTGAAGACCTGGGTCTTATGCCTGAAGAAGACGGAGCTTCGGTCTATGGAAACATCATCATCCAGGATGATGACGTGGAGATAAACGCACTTAAATCTGGTAAATCAGGCTACACCATATCCCCCACCATTGATGAAGTAGAATTTGTGGATCACGACGTTAAACGAGTTATTGCTGTGGAAACTATGGGTATGTTCCACAGAATGGTTCAGGAAGAAGCTTATAAAAAATTCGACACCTTAATTGTGGGTTTAAAGGGCCAGGCCGCTCGTGCTACCCGTCGTTTCCTTAAAAGAGTAAATGAAGAACTTAATCTGCCAGTCTACATCTGTAACGACGGAGACCCCTGGGGATTCCACATTGCCATGGTTATAATCAGTGGCAGTGCCAAACTGGCCCACGTTAACCATCAACTGGCCACACCCAATGCTAAATTCCTGGGGGTTACCGCCTCTGACATCATCAACTACGATCTTCCCACTGACCCTCTTAAAGATATTGACGTTTTAAGACTGAAGGAGCTTTCCAAGGACCCCCGATACAAGGATGATGCTTGGCAAATGGAGATTAAGAAGATGCTCAAGATCGGTAAAAAGGCAGAACAACAGTCTTTCTCGAAGTATGGATTGGAATATGTAGTAGACACATATTTACCCGAAAAATTAGAGCAAATGGAATAA
- a CDS encoding phosphorylating glyceraldehyde-3-phosphate dehydrogenase has protein sequence MKSIGINGYGTIGKRVADAVSCQDDMKIVGVTKRTPDFEAQMAVDKGYPLYISAPEREGQFEEAGIKVAGTIDDLYDLIDLMVDCTPEGIGAKNMEVYKEKGVKGIFQGGEKQDAIGHSFNSFANFQDAWGADYVRVVSCNTTGLCRTLKPIDDLCGIKKVRAVMVRRGADPGQIKKGPINAIVPNPPTVPSHHGPDVQTVMYDLNITTMALLVPTTLMHQHNLMVELESVPAVDDVIDLLEATPRVMLFEANKGAGSTAEVMEFARDMGRPRSDLFEIAVWKESINITEGELFYMQAIHQESDVVPENVDCIRAMLELEEDAQKSIAKTNQAMGI, from the coding sequence ATGAAATCAATCGGTATAAACGGATACGGAACCATAGGTAAAAGGGTGGCAGACGCAGTTTCCTGCCAGGATGACATGAAGATCGTCGGAGTAACCAAGAGAACCCCTGACTTCGAAGCCCAAATGGCAGTTGACAAAGGTTATCCCCTGTACATCAGCGCCCCGGAAAGGGAGGGGCAGTTTGAAGAAGCAGGAATCAAAGTAGCAGGGACCATAGATGATCTTTACGATCTGATTGATCTCATGGTGGACTGCACCCCAGAGGGCATCGGTGCCAAAAACATGGAAGTTTACAAAGAGAAAGGGGTGAAGGGCATCTTCCAGGGCGGAGAAAAACAGGATGCCATTGGCCATTCCTTTAACTCCTTCGCCAATTTCCAGGACGCCTGGGGAGCAGATTATGTGCGAGTAGTTTCCTGCAACACCACTGGCCTTTGCCGGACTTTAAAACCCATCGACGACCTCTGTGGAATTAAAAAGGTGCGGGCGGTCATGGTTAGAAGAGGTGCTGACCCCGGACAGATCAAGAAAGGACCTATAAACGCTATTGTCCCCAACCCACCCACAGTACCCAGTCATCACGGACCAGACGTGCAGACGGTTATGTATGATCTGAATATAACCACCATGGCTCTCCTGGTCCCCACCACGCTCATGCACCAGCACAACCTCATGGTGGAACTGGAGTCGGTACCCGCTGTGGATGATGTAATAGACCTTTTGGAAGCCACCCCCCGAGTTATGCTCTTTGAAGCCAATAAAGGGGCCGGATCCACTGCAGAAGTGATGGAATTCGCCCGTGACATGGGAAGACCTCGCAGCGACCTTTTCGAGATTGCAGTGTGGAAGGAATCAATAAACATAACTGAAGGTGAACTGTTCTACATGCAGGCCATCCACCAGGAATCAGACGTGGTGCCAGAGAACGTGGACTGTATCAGAGCCATGCTGGAGTTGGAGGAAGATGCACAGAAGTCCATCGCAAAAACCAACCAGGCTATGGGAATTTGA
- the pscS gene encoding O-phospho-L-seryl-tRNA:Cys-tRNA synthase yields the protein MECQDYSLTRTMERENLNLNPLQRGGFLPLEARKALYEFSDGYSVCDYCAGRLDEVKKPSVAGFLDDLAQFLNVDAVRTVHGAREGKFAVMHAICQPGDTILVDGNAHYTTHLAAERNQLNLVEVPPSDHPQYQVRPHSYREVLDELHERGEEPSLILLTHVDGDYGNLTDSRAVGKIAEEYGIPLLLNCAYSMGRMPIDAKKLKVDFVVGSGHKSMAASGPIGVLGMKEEWTEKVLQRSSSHPVKELEMLGCTSRGAPLATLMASLPHVIERVGKWNQEVKKTRKFVAQMENIGDITQIGVRPTEHDLVRFETPLFHQIAEKHPRRGFFLYEELKKRNIVGIKRGQTQWFKCSVYGFTSQQVEYIAQSFQEIAKKQGQ from the coding sequence ATGGAATGTCAGGATTATTCACTCACTAGGACTATGGAAAGAGAGAATTTAAACTTAAACCCCTTGCAAAGAGGAGGGTTTTTACCATTGGAAGCCAGGAAAGCTCTATATGAGTTTTCCGATGGTTACAGTGTCTGTGACTACTGTGCCGGTCGGCTGGATGAAGTTAAAAAACCTTCAGTGGCTGGTTTTCTGGATGATCTGGCCCAGTTTTTGAATGTGGACGCAGTAAGAACTGTTCACGGGGCCCGGGAAGGCAAATTTGCCGTAATGCATGCCATCTGCCAGCCAGGAGATACCATCCTGGTGGATGGTAATGCACATTACACCACCCACCTGGCGGCGGAACGCAACCAACTTAACCTTGTGGAGGTACCTCCCAGCGACCATCCCCAATACCAGGTGCGGCCCCATAGTTACCGGGAAGTTCTCGACGAACTGCACGAAAGGGGGGAGGAGCCCAGTCTAATTCTTCTGACCCACGTAGATGGGGATTATGGTAACCTGACCGACTCCCGGGCAGTAGGGAAGATTGCCGAGGAATATGGAATTCCTCTCCTCCTTAATTGTGCTTATTCCATGGGACGCATGCCCATAGATGCTAAGAAGCTGAAAGTCGACTTCGTGGTAGGTAGTGGACATAAAAGTATGGCTGCCTCGGGGCCTATTGGTGTTCTGGGCATGAAGGAAGAATGGACGGAAAAAGTACTCCAAAGGTCTTCCAGCCATCCTGTGAAGGAACTGGAAATGCTGGGATGCACCAGTCGTGGAGCCCCCTTAGCCACCCTTATGGCCTCACTCCCCCACGTAATCGAAAGGGTTGGAAAATGGAACCAGGAAGTGAAAAAAACCCGTAAATTCGTGGCTCAAATGGAAAATATAGGAGATATAACCCAGATCGGAGTTCGGCCCACAGAACATGATCTGGTGCGCTTCGAAACTCCACTGTTCCACCAAATAGCAGAAAAACATCCCCGAAGAGGATTTTTCCTCTACGAGGAACTTAAAAAGCGTAACATAGTAGGTATTAAACGGGGACAGACCCAGTGGTTCAAGTGCAGTGTCTACGGCTTCACCTCCCAGCAGGTGGAGTACATTGCCCAAAGTTTCCAGGAAATTGCTAAAAAACAGGGTCAGTGA
- a CDS encoding MBL fold metallo-hydrolase gives MPVKSIKIIKTGSLLLDVFEKPQSNLIALKLLSGVGGGSTVTYIESDCKILVDTGFDYEIDESELNLKRNHDDLTKALERFDLKPEDIDLVFITHGHQDHYGNLELFSNAEVLSNIHLARKGTIEAKGVKDGSTIADGVQVIYTPGHTFDHASLLVQTDKMRYTVNMEGKGRVMGVGEVKVAVAGDAAVSSGFFGAKKHWDYNEDFISQQMASESLDKLIKTADYIIPGHGSIFYNFLKPPGPGGIKY, from the coding sequence ATGCCAGTCAAGTCCATTAAGATCATTAAAACTGGAAGCCTACTTCTTGATGTCTTTGAAAAACCCCAGAGCAACCTGATAGCCCTTAAACTGCTTTCAGGTGTGGGGGGCGGATCCACGGTAACCTACATTGAATCTGACTGTAAAATTCTGGTTGACACTGGTTTTGACTATGAAATCGACGAAAGCGAGCTGAACCTGAAAAGAAACCATGACGACCTTACCAAGGCCCTGGAAAGGTTCGATCTAAAACCAGAGGATATAGACCTGGTTTTCATAACCCACGGACACCAGGACCATTACGGTAACCTAGAGCTTTTTTCCAATGCTGAGGTCCTTAGTAACATTCACCTGGCACGTAAAGGAACCATCGAAGCTAAAGGAGTTAAAGACGGATCAACCATAGCTGATGGAGTCCAAGTCATTTACACTCCTGGTCATACCTTTGATCATGCCTCTCTACTAGTTCAGACTGATAAAATGAGATACACTGTGAACATGGAAGGTAAAGGGAGAGTTATGGGCGTTGGAGAGGTTAAAGTGGCCGTGGCGGGAGATGCAGCTGTTTCATCTGGATTCTTTGGGGCGAAAAAACACTGGGATTACAATGAGGACTTCATATCCCAACAGATGGCCTCAGAGAGTTTAGATAAGCTAATTAAAACTGCAGATTACATTATACCTGGCCATGGTAGTATTTTCTATAATTTTTTAAAACCCCCGGGTCCAGGGGGAATCAAGTATTAA
- a CDS encoding radical SAM protein has translation MADFVINPYVGCSHGCLYCYARFMKRFTGHREGWGEFLDVKVNADTLVPKRGSYQGKRIFLSSVTDPYLPQEREYKLTRRILDNLVPLEPSLNILTKSDLVLRDLDLIKQFPEREIGFSFSTLEENLRRQLERRANPVKKRLDALRMVHRRGVRNYLFISPIFPFLTDWKAIIRRTRNFVDYYLFENLNVAGSVWGPVKRWIELEHPHLAEAYHDIYFGDSPYWEELEGEIMDYGHDEGLEFQIYFHH, from the coding sequence GTGGCAGATTTCGTTATAAATCCCTATGTAGGTTGTAGCCATGGATGTCTCTACTGTTATGCCCGTTTTATGAAACGTTTTACCGGCCACCGGGAAGGATGGGGAGAATTTCTGGATGTTAAAGTCAATGCTGATACCCTGGTCCCTAAGAGGGGTAGCTACCAGGGAAAACGTATCTTCCTGTCATCGGTTACTGACCCTTACTTACCCCAGGAAAGAGAATACAAACTCACCCGCAGAATACTGGATAATTTAGTGCCTCTGGAACCTTCTTTGAATATCCTCACCAAATCTGATCTGGTCCTGCGAGATTTGGACCTCATAAAACAGTTTCCTGAAAGGGAGATTGGCTTTTCATTCTCCACTCTGGAGGAAAACCTTCGCAGGCAGCTGGAAAGACGAGCCAACCCGGTTAAAAAACGATTGGATGCGCTTAGAATGGTTCACCGAAGGGGTGTTCGGAACTACCTTTTCATAAGTCCCATATTTCCATTTTTAACCGACTGGAAGGCCATAATAAGGAGGACCAGAAACTTTGTGGATTATTACCTGTTCGAGAACCTGAACGTGGCGGGCAGTGTGTGGGGACCAGTTAAAAGATGGATAGAACTTGAACATCCCCATCTGGCCGAAGCATATCATGATATTTACTTTGGAGATTCCCCCTACTGGGAAGAATTGGAAGGGGAAATTATGGATTATGGTCATGATGAAGGCCTGGAATTCCAGATTTACTTCCATCACTGA
- a CDS encoding DNA-methyltransferase has protein sequence MKTLHQIFFKNAQNMKELAPGSVNLVVTSPPYPMIEMWDEMFSQLNAEIGHALKCNDGPQAYLLMNQELEKVWGAVDRVLAPSGILCINMGDATRKIGDRFQLYPNHSYLTQSFQGRGYDVLPPIIWRKTSNKPTKFMGSGMLPPNAYVTLEHEYILIFRKDGLRKVSKEDVQKRRQSSYFWEERNQWFSDLWKDLQGTPQDLFSVNLRNRTAAFPFELAYRLINMYSIQQDWVFDPFLGTGTTTLAAACSARNSVGYELDPNFRELIEERLLEVPKFSEKVIKQRLETHQQFLKKRAREGKSWKYYSSHYKFGVITRTEEDIHFPLARKVKIVGENLYEIAYGVGQ, from the coding sequence ATGAAGACCCTCCACCAGATTTTTTTTAAAAATGCTCAGAATATGAAAGAACTGGCTCCCGGTAGCGTCAACTTGGTGGTCACTTCTCCTCCATATCCCATGATTGAAATGTGGGATGAAATGTTTTCTCAATTAAATGCTGAAATAGGCCATGCATTAAAATGTAATGATGGGCCACAGGCCTATCTTTTGATGAACCAGGAACTCGAAAAAGTGTGGGGGGCGGTGGATCGGGTTCTGGCCCCCAGCGGAATATTGTGCATCAACATGGGTGATGCCACCCGCAAAATTGGGGACCGCTTTCAGTTATACCCGAACCATTCCTACCTCACCCAGAGTTTCCAGGGGCGGGGGTATGATGTCCTGCCCCCCATAATCTGGAGGAAAACCTCGAATAAGCCCACCAAGTTCATGGGATCCGGGATGCTACCTCCAAACGCCTACGTCACTTTAGAACACGAATACATCCTAATATTCCGTAAAGATGGGCTCAGGAAAGTATCCAAAGAAGATGTGCAGAAAAGGAGACAGAGTTCCTACTTCTGGGAGGAACGCAACCAGTGGTTTTCAGATTTATGGAAGGATCTACAGGGAACACCCCAGGACCTTTTCAGTGTTAACCTCAGGAATAGAACAGCGGCATTTCCGTTTGAACTGGCCTACCGTCTAATAAACATGTATTCTATCCAGCAGGATTGGGTGTTTGATCCTTTCCTGGGCACCGGCACCACCACCCTAGCAGCTGCTTGTTCAGCTAGAAATTCTGTTGGATACGAACTGGATCCTAATTTTAGGGAACTAATAGAAGAACGGCTACTGGAAGTTCCCAAGTTTTCAGAAAAAGTCATAAAACAACGTCTAGAAACTCACCAGCAATTCCTAAAAAAACGTGCCAGAGAGGGTAAATCCTGGAAATACTATTCTTCACATTATAAATTTGGAGTAATAACCCGTACCGAGGAGGATATCCACTTCCCCCTTGCCAGGAAAGTTAAGATAGTGGGTGAAAATCTTTATGAGATTGCCTATGGAGTCGGTCAGTGA
- a CDS encoding SDR family oxidoreductase, with translation MITVTGASGHIGNVLVKKLLKQGEEVRVLVLPHDDLTPIKGLEVEIVEGDVCDLPSLLPAFKGTRMVYHLAGIITISTGNEDFIYQVNVVGTRNVVDACIQCGVTRLIYTSSVHAFREPPPGVVIDESCTFYTNSLRGVYDRTKAQASMEVIEGVQKGLNAVIVAPSGVVGPCDYRISQLGHMILSFARGDLPGYVEGAYDFVDVRDVAEGMILAAQKGKPGEIYILSGERITVDELMLKLQKITGKKPPRFKAPLWLAKALGRVANIYYGISGAKPLITEYSADVLASNSMISCDKARRDLGYDPRPLEHSIEDSLQWFYENGHLNIGKNESSGLY, from the coding sequence ATGATCACAGTTACCGGAGCTTCTGGACATATTGGAAATGTGCTGGTAAAGAAACTATTAAAGCAGGGCGAGGAGGTCCGAGTTTTAGTCCTTCCCCATGATGATTTAACTCCCATTAAGGGTTTGGAGGTGGAAATAGTGGAGGGAGATGTATGTGATCTGCCTTCTCTACTTCCTGCATTCAAGGGAACCCGGATGGTCTACCACTTAGCTGGGATAATAACCATTTCTACGGGTAATGAAGATTTCATCTACCAGGTCAACGTGGTTGGTACCAGAAACGTGGTGGATGCCTGTATCCAGTGCGGAGTAACAAGATTGATCTACACCAGTTCGGTGCATGCCTTCCGGGAACCACCACCAGGAGTAGTTATTGATGAGTCCTGCACCTTCTACACCAACTCCCTAAGGGGAGTTTATGACCGTACCAAGGCCCAGGCCTCGATGGAAGTAATTGAAGGGGTTCAAAAAGGATTGAATGCAGTTATTGTGGCCCCCAGCGGAGTGGTAGGTCCCTGTGATTATCGAATTTCCCAGCTGGGACACATGATTCTCAGTTTTGCCCGGGGAGACCTTCCAGGATATGTGGAGGGGGCCTACGACTTTGTGGATGTCCGGGACGTGGCAGAAGGGATGATTCTTGCTGCCCAGAAGGGTAAACCTGGTGAAATTTACATACTCTCCGGGGAAAGGATAACCGTGGATGAGTTGATGCTAAAACTCCAAAAAATAACTGGTAAGAAACCACCGAGATTTAAAGCCCCGTTATGGCTGGCTAAGGCGTTGGGTAGAGTGGCCAATATATACTATGGTATCAGCGGGGCCAAACCCCTTATCACAGAATACTCGGCAGATGTACTGGCCAGTAACTCCATGATAAGTTGTGATAAGGCCAGAAGAGATTTAGGTTATGATCCTCGTCCTCTGGAACATTCTATTGAAGACAGTTTGCAGTGGTTCTATGAAAATGGCCACCTGAATATTGGGAAGAATGAATCATCAGGCTTATATTAA
- a CDS encoding methyltransferase: protein MKNSDNSTPHLASEFDLEVMVSLPYYHSFHDETVNLIKAMGIEPKTWLDTGCGTGALVNRAIKEFPETKFILCDPSAEMLHQAQQKLKSYPFGDILFLKPLPTQDFPPGLCTSPDVITAIQSHHYLSPDQRKKATHACYNLLRDDGVYVTFENVRSFTDEGTKIGRGYWKNFQLKGGRDSEAADAHLDRFDREFFPITVEEHLNILRETGFRVVELFWFSYMQAGFYAIK, encoded by the coding sequence ATGAAGAATTCGGATAACAGCACTCCCCATTTAGCCTCAGAGTTCGATTTGGAAGTCATGGTGAGCCTACCCTACTACCACTCATTCCATGATGAAACGGTTAATTTGATAAAGGCCATGGGTATCGAGCCTAAAACCTGGCTGGACACTGGATGTGGTACTGGAGCCCTGGTTAATCGTGCCATAAAGGAATTTCCAGAGACTAAATTCATTTTATGCGACCCCTCGGCGGAGATGTTGCACCAGGCCCAGCAGAAGCTGAAAAGCTATCCATTTGGGGATATCCTATTTTTAAAACCATTACCTACTCAGGATTTTCCTCCAGGACTCTGTACCAGCCCGGATGTAATTACCGCCATACAATCCCACCATTACTTGTCCCCGGACCAGAGGAAAAAGGCTACCCATGCATGTTATAATCTTTTAAGGGATGATGGAGTATACGTTACCTTCGAAAACGTCCGTTCTTTCACCGATGAAGGTACAAAAATTGGGAGGGGATACTGGAAGAACTTCCAGTTAAAAGGTGGCAGGGACTCCGAAGCGGCTGATGCTCATCTGGACCGGTTTGACCGGGAATTTTTCCCCATAACTGTAGAGGAACATCTTAATATCCTTCGAGAAACTGGATTCCGGGTGGTGGAGCTTTTCTGGTTCTCTTACATGCAGGCTGGGTTTTATGCCATAAAATAG
- a CDS encoding TIGR00288 family NYN domain-containing protein, producing MRQKLNSFKEYIPLVRGNSDGKNVGLLVDGPNMLRKEFGVNLDTVREIIEEYGSIRVGKVFLNQYASDKLIEAVVNQGFSPIVVAGETDVHLAVEAFELIHNPNIDIIAIMTRDVDFFPLINIAKENGKKTIVIGAEPGFSVALQKSADSAIVLTHSRSPAPH from the coding sequence ATGCGTCAAAAATTAAATTCATTCAAAGAATACATTCCCCTGGTCAGAGGAAATTCTGACGGAAAGAATGTAGGACTTCTAGTTGATGGTCCTAACATGCTTCGCAAGGAGTTCGGGGTTAACCTGGACACGGTCCGGGAAATAATAGAAGAATATGGGAGTATACGTGTTGGAAAGGTCTTTTTAAATCAATATGCTTCGGATAAGCTTATTGAAGCCGTGGTTAACCAGGGATTTTCACCCATTGTAGTGGCGGGAGAAACTGACGTCCATCTGGCAGTGGAGGCCTTTGAACTCATACACAACCCCAACATAGATATCATTGCCATTATGACCCGTGATGTAGATTTCTTCCCACTGATCAACATTGCTAAAGAGAACGGTAAAAAAACAATTGTCATCGGTGCAGAACCCGGATTTAGTGTGGCTTTACAAAAATCAGCTGACAGTGCCATTGTTCTCACACATAGCAGGTCTCCTGCTCCGCATTAG
- a CDS encoding AraC family transcriptional regulator, with protein sequence MKVEEKRIEEAKVAYIPYRGSYDKIQELIQKVGQWVSEHDLEMTGRVYGTYYNTPEEVAEEDLQYEIGISFAGDAYQDANVGVKEIPAHTVLAAMHQGPYTEVGPVIHSVVEYAVENGYDIVGPITEIYLNDPSSTPEDELLTEVHLPVIKK encoded by the coding sequence ATGAAAGTTGAGGAGAAGAGGATTGAAGAGGCAAAAGTAGCCTATATCCCCTATCGGGGGAGTTATGATAAGATTCAAGAACTTATCCAGAAAGTAGGCCAGTGGGTGTCGGAGCATGACCTGGAAATGACTGGTCGGGTGTACGGGACCTACTACAACACCCCCGAAGAGGTGGCTGAGGAGGATCTGCAGTATGAGATCGGAATCTCATTTGCTGGTGACGCTTATCAGGATGCTAATGTGGGAGTTAAAGAAATACCCGCCCACACGGTACTAGCTGCAATGCATCAGGGTCCTTACACCGAGGTTGGGCCAGTTATCCATTCCGTGGTGGAATACGCAGTTGAGAATGGTTATGATATTGTGGGGCCCATCACCGAAATATATCTAAACGACCCCAGCTCCACCCCTGAGGATGAACTCTTAACCGAAGTTCACCTACCGGTTATTAAGAAATAA